The segment TCGGTTATAGGAATGATCCCTGGGTCGGTAGGAGAGACCTCGGTCATCGCCATTCTTTTAGGAGCTGCATTCCTGCTCATCACGGGCATTGCTTCTTGGCGCATCATGGCCTCTATGTTCGTTGGAGGATTCGTTATGGCATCCCTCTTCAATCTATGGGGAGCCAATGCATTCATGGAACTTCCTCCTCTCCATCAGTTGATGGTCGGTAGCTTCATGTTCGGTATGGTATTCATGGCCACTGACCCTGTGACCGCTGCTCAGACACAGACCGGGAAATACATCTATGGATTCTTTGCAGGATTCTTTGGAATCATGATACGGGTGTTCAATCCGGCCTATCCAGAAGGAATCATGCTAGCGATACTCTTTATGAATGTGATGGCCCCGATGATCGATCACTACGTAATTGCGGCCAATATCAAGAGACGCGAGAAAAGACTCAAATTACAAACTGCCTAAATCTCAATCATGGCAATCAATAAAGAAGGAAACGGGTATACGTTCGGATTCGCAGCAGTGATGGTGATCCTGGTCGGAGCTTCATTGGCTATGGTATCGATGGGCCTCAAGCCCGATATCAAGAAGAACGAGGCGGACAAGAAGATGATGGACATCCTGGGATCTATCGATGTGGAATCCACTCGGGAGAATGCCGCTGAGATATTCAATACCATGGTCACTGAACGCATCTTGGTCAATGCCCAAGGTGAAGTGATCAGAAGTGCTACAGGGCCGGTCGACCCGGCTGATGCCGAAGACCCTTTCAACGTGGACGTGAGAAAGGAATACAAACAAATGGTCTCCAAGATCGTTCAGGCCAATAAGAACGATAAGCCCGTACTGATCGAGAAGGTCAGTGAGTTGCCTGTCAATTACCCGCTCTTCAAAGCCGAGAAAGATGGAGAGACCTACTACGTGGTACCGATGGTAGGTACTGGA is part of the Flavobacteriales bacterium genome and harbors:
- the nqrC gene encoding NADH:ubiquinone reductase (Na(+)-transporting) subunit C, whose amino-acid sequence is MAINKEGNGYTFGFAAVMVILVGASLAMVSMGLKPDIKKNEADKKMMDILGSIDVESTRENAAEIFNTMVTERILVNAQGEVIRSATGPVDPADAEDPFNVDVRKEYKQMVSKIVQANKNDKPVLIEKVSELPVNYPLFKAEKDGETYYVVPMVGTGLWGPIWGYVSMESDMKTVYGATFDHKTETPGLGAEIKEDFFEEQFEGESTYEDGDFVSISVVKGTSSPDDKNAVDGITGGTITSNGVAEMVYRTLAIYDNYFKKQRAS